The stretch of DNA CCGCTTCGGGCTGGCCTGCGCGATGGGGGTGGTGCTGGCCGTGCTGACCTTCGCCTTCACCGGTCTGGTGCTCGGGGTCGGCCAGGCGCTGGCCCGCCGGAACGCCCGGGGGGCACGCGCATGAGCGCCGACACCCGGGTCGCCACCACCGCGGCCCCCGCCCGTCCCGAGCGGCGTGGCCCGTCGGGGGAGCGGACCGTCGCGGTCACCTCGCACACCGTGCTGGGCATCTGGTCGCTGCTGGTCCTGCTGCCCTTCGCCTGGACGGTCGTCTCCAGCTTCAAGACGAACCGGGAGATCTTCGCCTCGCCGTTCTCGCTGCCCAGCGAGTGGCGGTACCAGAACTACGTCGACGCCTGGAACACCGCCGGCATCGGGTCGTACTTCTTCAACTCGGTCGTCGTGGTCTTCTCCGCGCTCGTGCTGACGATGGTCATGGGGGCGATGTCGGCGTACGTGCTGGCGCGGTTCGACTTCCGCGGCCGCACGGTGCTGCGCTACCTCATCGTCGCGGGGCTCACGTTCCCGGTCTTCCTGGCGGTCGTCCCGCTGTTCTTCATCCTCCAGCAGGTCGGTGTCCTCAACACCCTGCCGGGGCTGATCCTCAGCTACGCCACCTACGCCTACCCCTTCACGGTGTTCTTCCTGCTGAGCTTCTTCGAGGAGCTGCCGGGGGAGATCGCCGAGGCGGCCTCGATCGACGGCGCGAGCGAGTGGCGGACCTTCTTCCAGGTCATGCTGCCGATGGCCGGACCGGGGATGGCGGCCGTGGCCATCCTGAACTTCGTCGGGTTGTGGAACCAGTTCCTGCTGCCGGTGGTCCTGAACTCCGACCGCAGCAACTACGTCCTCACCCAGGGGCTCGCGGCGTTCGCGTCCCAGGCCGGGTACGACGTGAACTTCGGTGCCCTGTTCGCCGGCGCCGTCATGACGGTGGTCCCGGTGCTCGTGGTCTACCTCGTGTTCCAGCGCCGCCTGCAGGGTGCGGTGTCGGCCGGCGGGCTCAAGTGACGCCAGCCCCCTCCGGGGTGGTGCTGGCCCTGGACGCCGGGGGCAGCACGACCCGGGCCCTCGTCCTCGACCCGGCCGGGCATCCCCTGGCCCGCGCCGGGTCCGGGCCGGGGAACCCCTCGGCCGTGGGCGTCGAGGCG from Kineococcus endophyticus encodes:
- a CDS encoding carbohydrate ABC transporter permease, which produces MSADTRVATTAAPARPERRGPSGERTVAVTSHTVLGIWSLLVLLPFAWTVVSSFKTNREIFASPFSLPSEWRYQNYVDAWNTAGIGSYFFNSVVVVFSALVLTMVMGAMSAYVLARFDFRGRTVLRYLIVAGLTFPVFLAVVPLFFILQQVGVLNTLPGLILSYATYAYPFTVFFLLSFFEELPGEIAEAASIDGASEWRTFFQVMLPMAGPGMAAVAILNFVGLWNQFLLPVVLNSDRSNYVLTQGLAAFASQAGYDVNFGALFAGAVMTVVPVLVVYLVFQRRLQGAVSAGGLK